The window ATAGGGAGAGGGAATGATTTTGGTGGTTATCTgatcatatatacaaatatgcaagCCACTCTTATTTGCTCCCCATCCTCCTAAtgatttatttacttttgtttgCCTAAGGTCAAGTTAAAGAACTGCAAAAATGTTAGATGGCCTTGAGACCCAAAGGCTGACTATGGTACAGACTTTGTTAACACAGCACTTGGTCTTCAGAAGTAGGAAGAAACAGCAGGCTCAAGCCAAGGTCCAGGCTGTTGCCCTGactgagggaaaaaggaaggaatgatttCCATTAGTCCCCAAGGGGAGAGGACATCTCCAGATACAACACAGGTGTTGACACAATCTGTGAAGGCCTTGAAATTGAAAGCTTGGGGAAATGATCAAGCATTCATTTGTTCTTGACCTCCAAACAACAGCTAGGTATGTCTCCAGGCCTCCCAGGGGTTTGATATTGGGCAGAGAGCAGATCAATGATGCTTGGGGAACTATTCCTTACTCATCTCGGGTTTCTAGCCATTACAGCATACTTTTCCATGCTTGTCTATGAAATGGAAGGAGTGGACTAGCCATAGTGCCTCATTCACAGAGTGGCCCAAAGAAAGGTCTTTGATGGTGATCTGATGAAGGATCCCCTTCTCATCAACGATGAAGAGACCTTTGAATGAaattccctcctcttcttttaaGACTCCATAATCCTGAACAATGATATGTTTGGggtcacacacaaacacactcaaaAAAACAAGGTAGACAGAGTAGTAAATATGTCTACCTTGTTTTTTGAGTGTTGACCCAGGTAAGGTAACAGAAGTATGAATCCACTGAAGCACCAATCACTTGGCAGTTAAGTTTTTCAAATTCTTCAGGTGGATCACTGAATACTATAGTCTCTGTAGGACATACAAAGGTGAAGTCCAAGAGGTAAAAGAAGAATGTGACATATTTCCCTTTGTAGTTAGAAAGGCTGATATTTTTGAACTTTCCATCTGTCATAGCAGCTATAGTTCTAAAATGGGGGGCTGGGTACCCAATCCTGTTATTTCCTGTTGACACGCTGACAGAAACAGCTGTGCATTGCAAAGGCTACTTGGAGGATACATGAACAGGTAAGCAGCAGTTGGAGAATGTAATGATTCATTTTCAAGATAGATTTCATGGTATGAATGCTCCTTTACTCCAAAAAGTAGTATCAAAGGCTACataattctctttatttctttgttagtTTATAACCTCCTACCAGAGATAGCATTTCTGGCAAAACATTTTAATGTTaattctcttactatctcttctctgGGGATGTTTCCTACATGGTTGCCTCAGTTCAATTGTATTCCTAATATGTATACCCTTATTACTAAATTCTGAAGTTTAATGCTATAGATGCAAAGttaatatttaaaacaaagaaacataacCACACCATGCCAAGAGGGAAAAGCTTTAGGATCCCACAAAAGAACTCAATTGAAGAAAGAAGACATGGTAGTTAGATTACTGTAGGGTCCCTAGGTGATGACTCAGCAccatagtttatttatttatttatttatttatctttagtgtttgttttttcagggcaataacttgcccagggtcacacagctactgtcaagtgtctgaggccagatttgaactcaggtcttcctgaatccagggctgatgctttatccactgcaccaactagctgcccaggACCATAGTTTATGTTCAATATGCAATTTACTTATGTAGCTCAGCAGTCTTTCTCAGAATTGTGGACTCTTTTGTGAAAGTTGCCTCTGCCTACATTTCTACTCTCCCTAAGCCACAtatctttttatagttttttctagctctatgcaTCTTCTTCCTATCTACTTAAAGTCTCTTTCCTGGACTCATTGTAAAAGATGGCCCAGAAAAATGACTTGTTATTCATCTTCAATGGCACAGCTCTATTTCTGATTCATTCAAGGGACTCATTCATACCTCATGAAGGGATAATTTGGCCATATTTTTATACTTAGTTTAACACCTTGTTATCTGGCACCccttttttattagattttattaGATTCTCTTACATTAGATACTGCCACACCAGCAAATTGTCATCCTAAATCTCTTCCTACTTTTTCAGCCAAATTCCTTGATAATACTCTATGttcatttcttctactttcttttctaaatcCTCTACTCCCAACTTGAtcactcaattgaaactgctATTCCAAAATAggcaatgatctcttaattgccaaatttgaGGCCTTTtccctcaatcctcatccttcttgacctgtcTTCAGTGTTTGACACTCTTCACTGTCCTCTCCTTTTTCCTAACTATTCATAACATTTCTCCCTCTTGGTTTTTCTCCTAACTGTATCAGCAAATCCTGTGTCCTTTACTGTATCAGTAACTACATTATTTGTACTTAAATCCCAAAGCTCTGTCTTGGgcccatttctcttctttctctatactctcttcatgacatcattcttttttttttttttttttttttttttttagtgaggcaatggggttaagtgacttgcccagagtcacacagctagtaagtgttaaatgtctgaggctggatttgaactcacgtactcctgattccagggccggtgctctatccactgcgccacctagctgccctgacatcattcttaatttccttcaagggtttttttttgttttgttttgtttttgtttttgtttttttttgcagggcaataagggttaagtgacttgcccagggtcacacagctagtaagtgtcaagtgtttgaggctggatttgaactgaactcaagtcctcctgaattcagggccagtgctttatccactgtgccacctagctgcctcaccttcAAGGTTTTCTACATGAGGCTTTTCTAATCCACCCCATCTACTAAATGCTTTTCTATTTAAATCAATGTATCTATTTTGCCCATCCTTCTATATATGCATTACATTTGTTTTCTTGCTTGGCTAGATTGCAAATTCCTTCAAAGcaaagaatattttcattttggtctttgccAAATGCCagacaggtgcttaataaatgtttgtgtattGATTACTTGAAACATTTCTTTAAACTATTTctatgagaaatgaaaattggTATTTcatgacagatttttaaaattatactttacATATTGGCTGTACTGCTACTAAAGAAGTAGATGTTAAGTTTATTCAGCAAAAActacctatgtatgtatgtatgtatgtatgtatgtatgtatgtatgtatgtatgatgggGTTTGCCCCCACCATATACACTGCCCGAATATGGAgtgaaaaaatacaaaactgTATCTAGGCTATTGAGACACATTTCAATGGCTTTTAATACTAACTttaagggctttttaaaaaagataaaaaacctaGCAGAATAACTTCCCAGACTAAAAAAAATGAGTGTGTGGTTTGAGAGGCTGAATATTTCTGACTGGATATAGTGGTTATAATCTCAACTTTTTTTGAATTTGAGGATAATTTCAAATCAAATTCATAAAGTTTTGGCAAATATGTTTAAATTTTGAGGTatttaaaaaaagctaatgaaTACTACAACTTTGTATATGCCTGAGGTAGAATTTTACCTTAGACCTTCAGAAAATGTGACCCACTTTTAACTTTTGTTATAGAAAGTGAATAGAAATAAAAACTAACTGAAACAAAGAATTCAAATCACAACTTGGGgatttttgttctctcttttccccaacactttcctccttcactttttttcagGTATgcattaaaaagtaattttttgcCCCACAGATCTGGGCAGTGGCTTATGAGTTACTGCAGAGTTATAGGATCTCTAACAGAGACAGATTTTATCGGGTTTTAAGGTAGCTCTTAAGTGGTGGTCCAATCAAGTCCATAGGTTGTTCAGGTATATTTCTACACAGAGGATGTAATGTGCTtttcaaaaacaataacaacaaatttgtTGGTAAGTGAAAGCAATTTTTGGGTTAGCACACAGACACCtggctttcattatttttctcctctttattaCCATGCATATCAACTCAAGGGCTCCCCAGATCTCTACAGAACCTCAAAGTGCAATTTCTAAAAGATGCCTAATGATTTTCATTTACTCTTTGTGGTCCCTCCAAAACAGAAGTACCAAAGAATGCCTAGTGATCCCAGAGAAATTCCCAGCTGTGCTCTTTGTTTATCAATCCTCTCCTCCCCACAAAAGTCATATAAACTTTGTTTTCTGAGGGATCTTTGACTTGAGAGAAGTTAGACCACCTCactaaaaatagagataattggCTCTGCAGGAAGGATAAAAGCAGAAAGAGATTTCTTTAGATACTTAAGAGAATTATTAGTTCTGGTAAAACTCACTAGATTCTGGtgaacaaaacaacacaaaaattttaaagcagcTGAGTTATTGCTTCCAGAGACTTTCGTATGATAGGTTCCAAGTGAAGAAAAGCCAGTTCTTTATAGAATGTGTTCTTTGTGTCATTTCTTAAAGACTTGAAATGATTCCAGAGGCAAAATTAAACACTTCACCTGATCAATTTACAACTAGGAAAAGTAGTTAGGTTGTCTGTTACATAAAAATAATGCTTTGGGTGATTTCCACTCAGGGAAATGAGAATTTCTAATGTCTCTTATTTTGTATCAGCTGGAGAATCAACTCCATGACTTCAAATCCTACAAATAAGTAGAAGAAATTAAGCAGAGTATGGatgtacacatgtgcacacacatacaaatccACTGGAGATACACAGCTGACTAATCTTCTGACACAAAGGAAAATTATTCTTTCTAAACCATCACATCACTTTTGGGTCAATTGACCAATGAGATggaagactagacattttctttggTCCCTACAATCTCTCAAACCtctgaaaaataagaattatacacaaaaaatgaaacaagtttAGCTCTCTTCATGGTTGTGACCACAAGAATCCAATGTTATTTTGTAAACAAGGTAACAAACTAATGAATtaacaacaaagaaaattaaatcctAATCTTAAATGCATGCACTCAATACTCAGTCCCCAACTAGCCATCACACTCTGGCAGAGCTACATAAACAGACCTATGGGCTTGCAATAGATCTCAAATCTGCCTTCACCCTCAGTTTCACCCTCATCTTCATAGAAAAGTATAAAGCCAGAATCTTGTTCTGTCTGGGATGACAGTGGCACTGTGCTACAAGAGTGCAGAGGTAATTGGGGCAGGGTAACAGTGCATGTGTACGACTCTGCTGGCCTAAAGAGGGCAATCCAGCTGAAGGTAGTTCTGTGTCCTCAGAAATCACTTGGGACAGAAACTATTGCTGGCaaaaagtgaattgcccagtgtggGAGGAGGCTGGTACAGATTTGAGGCTCAGCCCCCAGGTAAACTACAATCAAAGAGGAAAGAGTCAGAAAGTGATTAACAggataatataagaaaaaagaagacaaattatgaaagatctcaggaagaagaaaactcaaagaccttgagcacaagtttgtttaatttaatgtaatttaatttaagCTTATTATTTGTTATTGAGTACAAGTTTATTTAAACCATTAGGGAAGATGTTAATAATAGAAGGGAATATGGCTTTCTAGATTATCTATTTGCAATCATCATAGTCTTCATAGATGTcctgaaatattaaaagacaatAATGTTAAAGGAAAATATAATCTCTGTACAGGGAAAACAAATTGATGGGATGAGTAGAAATCATATAAGAATCTTAGATCTTCTAGGAGAATAGGACAAGTAAAAAAACCTGAACACTGCAATACAGAAAATGATACAAGCAAACTTCCCAtaacttctgaacacagaaaacaaaatggtaGTCAAAAGAATCCAcacatcacctccagaaaaatgaaaaccaaaacaaaaccttatgCTACAAACTCCAAGGCAAATAGTGGTTAGTATAGTAATTTCAATGACAAAAGCAAACCCTGCAAGGgaccaggagaaagaccttcaaatataaaggaagagaaattcaATTAACACAAGATTATTCTTCACTTACTAGAAACtataggagggaatggaataatgtctTCTAAAGAGAATAAAAGCCCAACATGTCCTATTCTGTAAACCTCAGCCTAGTCATCAAAtcaaaaaaatggatattcagtaAAAGAGAGAAATTCGAGGCAGTTTTGTAAGAAGAACGCAACCTGAATGAATTGCTTTGCAAGCTACCCAGATGACAGAAATACAATCAAGGTATAAAAAAATAGAGCAACCAAGGAAGGCATTAGTAATGAAATGacccacaaaaaaggaaataaaatctgtagagttaacaacaaaaatagcaacaacagcaaaataacaaaaagacCATTAACAAATTTCTTTTGGATGGAAACATTCATTGTAGAAGATCTCCAGTGAAGTGCCCCAGGATCTGTACTTGACCCTGTGATAGTTAACATTTTTCATTAGTTACTTGGACAAAGAATATATAATATGTtgtgttattttatatatgacaTAATACTATGAGGGATAGTTGATACAGTAAATGATCAAGTCTAGATTCAAAAGGATATTGAGAAACTAAAGCATTGCActgaatttaataaaatgaaattcaatgacaataaatgtaaaatgtgtGCACTTGGGGACAAAAAATGTCATCTTTGTAAATGTAATATGGGGGAGTTATGTTTGAGAGTTTTAGTTAACCACATGTTCAATGATTCAGCAATATGATGTGGAAGGCAAAAAGTTAATTCAAACTTGGGCTTCATTAAGAAGGGCCTCTGCTATGCTCTGCTCCTGAATTCATTTGGACCATTTTGTTCAGTTTGGGGCCCCATGACTGTCTAAGACCTTTAGCCTATGTCACATGAGTATCAGTTGTAAGAATTAGATATGTTTATCCTTGAGAAAAGATTTGGGAGGACATGATaaccatcttcaagtatttgaatggttGTCATGTGGAGCatgaattagacttgttctatttggtcCCAGGGGGGCAAAACTGGAAGCAATTTGTCGAATTTGAAAAGAGGCCAATTTTGACTTTTTTCAGGAATAATCTTCCTACAAGTAGAATAGGTTGTGGTTCTCCCCtcctggaaagacttcaagcaAAGGGGGATGATTCATCCAGTATGTTATAGTGGTGATTTCTCTCATTTATGGTTGGGCTAAATGTCACCCATTTCTTACAATTTtcaaattctgtggttctgtatAATTTAAAACTGCAATAAGAGTTTTGAAACACCATGTATATTATGCTCTCTATAGGGATTTTTaatgagaaaggaggaggaagaaaaaaaagaaaataaatatttccttgcATTGCCATATGAtgtagagagaagaaggaaaaatccTGCAAAGAAGAATATTTAGTGATTTTGGCAACCTGAGGATAAAACTTCTTGCCTTTTTCTAAGAGActatttgttgttgtcatcattcatactaaaaaaagaataaaatgacatTACTTTGTCAGGGTCAATGTACAATGTGGTCTGATTAGAACTCAGAAAGCTCTACCACAGGCTAGGCACAAATAGTCCTTTTGGAATGGAgatatttcaaaatttgtttcttttgagctactgtaattTTGCTTTGCTtgtagagcacagcaccttctttgatgtaggaATGTCATGCTGGACattcctgtgccagtgtctctaATGTcccacaattgattccaaagttctttagagagaaCTTGAGAGGATCCTTTTATTGCTTCCTCTGACATCTGTTTGAGGGTTTGTcttgtgtgaattctccataaaatagtcttttaggcaagtgtacaTTTAGCATTCAATGAGGCCAACCCATTAGAACTGGATTCTCCACAGCAGAGtgtgaatgcttggcagttcagctcaagaaaggaccttaaTATTCAGTACCTTATCTTACCAACTAATCttgaatcttcctaaaacaattaaaatggagGCAATTTGGTGTTCCGGTATGACATTAGTAGACTGTCcaagtttcacaggcatacaacaataaggtcagcacaatggctctgtagaccttcagtttggtaggcagtatAATACCTCTTCTTTCCACACTTTTCAAATactaatcatcatcatcatcaccaccaccaccaccaccaccatcatgatAATGATGTGTACATTCCTGGAATGTATATTGCCAaaataagtgaacttatccacaacatTCAAAATTTCTACATTTGCTGTAattgatggttccatgtatgaaGGTATAGTGCTGGCTAGTGGAGAATCTCTGTTTTCTTGTTGAGCACCGAttttccctccactttagtcttggcttatagccttttcaagttaaataatttaccgtCAGTGCATTAGCTGATCTtatgtcattttcatctttgttgaaggcatctgacaataCTGCTAAAAATTAAGACAACATAACACTACTTCAGTTGAAGGTATCAAGCTAAGCCTGAAGCTAGAAGTTATAGATATTATAATGGTTTTCATGGCATAAATCTAGTTAATAGtgtgtaagaaaaaaaatagaagtagaaGTAGCTCAGAtggcctttcctttcctttcctttcctttcctttcctttcctttcctttcctttcctttcctttcctttcctttcctttcctttcctttcctttcctttcctttcctttcctttcctttcctttcctttcctttcctttcctttcctttcctttcctttcctttcctttcctttcctttcctttcctttcctttcctttcctttcctttcctttcctttcctttcctttcctttcctttcctttcctttcctttcctttcctttcctttcctttcctttcctttcctttcctttcctttcctttcctttcctttcctttcctttcctttcctttcctttcctttcctttcctttcctttcctttcctttcctttcctttcctttcctttcctttcctttcctttcctttcctttcctttcctttcctttcctttcctttcctttcctttcctttcctttcctttcctttcctttcctttcctttcctttcctttcctttcctttcctttcctttcctttcctttcctttcctttcctttcctttcctttcctttcctttcctttcctttcctttcctttcctttcctttcctttcctttcctttcctttcctttcctttcctttcctttcctttcctttcctttcctttcctttcctttcctttcctttcctttcctttcctttcctttcatcagGAACATTGTGGATCAGCTCAGCATGGCAGAAGGTACATTTATTGAGGAACATTTATGGACAGTTCTTGATACAAAAAGAAGACACCAAAGCATATAATTCTAGAGGTGTGAGTTGCCCTGGACTTATGTATTCCCTGCATGTGTGTCTTACTATACTAGGACTTTCTGTGGGCCACTCTTTTCATAGAATTTACTATGTACATTGAATgcgagaggggaagggaagggaagggaagggaagggaagggaaggaaaggaaaggaaaggaaaggaaaggaaaggaaaggaaaggaaaggaaaggaaaggaaaggaaaggaaaggaaaggaaaggaaaggaaaggaaaggaaaggaaaggaaaggaagaaacaaatatttgtttagtgcccactatgtgccaaacactttgaAATATTTGATTCTCACTATTACTCAGGCAGGTGAATGATACTATAATCAACCCCATTTTattattgagaaaactgaagcagacataagttaagtgactagcctaggatcacacatctagtaaggtcttcctgactccaggtccagcactctatccactgtgccacctagctacctcaaggGAAGTAGAGGGatgcaggaaggaagggagagagagaagggagagagatactgacagagaaagaaaaaaatggagatggCTCCTGGGGATAGTTGAGGGATGGTGCCACATTCAATGACACTATAACCATACTTCACTGGGTCACAATCTATTACAGATAGGACTCTACCCCAATTCTCAGATGTAGGACACCCATTCTTAATCTTTGGAATTAATTTTGTaagactttttctttcttatttttgctttccttacTATTATTGGGATTTGTGGATTtctttaaatatcattttaatcTTCTCTTGTGAGTGGAATTTTTAATGCCAGTTTTGAGTTTTGAACTTTTGTTGATGTTGACTAGAAGAaattttgattcatttttttggACCCTTATTTCTCAGTTGTTTAAAACATATTTGGGtttattcatttctgttttttcattGTGACATTTTACATCCTATTTTGATTTGtgtcttgctttattttttctttgttttgttttgattccaATTGTATTTTCCCCTCTCTActctgaaatttttatttttctttattttttctatattttgattCTATTGAATGAATTTCCCATTTATTTTCACCAATTAGAGGCACTTAATTTTTTACACAGTCTGGttatcaattataatttttacagTTTAGACTCTAGGACACTCCcattttatttagtttattttcaattttgtcaaGTGTTCTCTTCAATCTTATAGAGATAATTCTCTGTACCATAATCATTTAGCTATCAACATGAATGTACAgctatacaaaatattttgttcatgCTAATGACTGTTTTACTGTattaatgagacaatatttatatgtCTATGAACATGAACGAGTATTTTGACTTACTGACTACTGGttacataattattttctcaattctggtatatgaaaacaattattgTTACTACCCTTCAtgatcttaaatttattttttgtgatgacatggatttacttatttatttgttatatgttaattacatatgattttttaattgaattgcagTGGTATTACTTGGCATGTTTAATACTTAAGTTAAAGCTACTAggctttaaaaatgattttgaacaTAGAGCAATCTCTAGAAAATGAGCACTGAAATGgttgaaatgtatttttattatataggtattaaaataataaaaacctaatattaagaataaaaatagagtataaaaatagaaatatgaaatatttcaaagGACTATGAAAGACTTGGAATATTACAAAGTTATAAATAGTAACACAAAGTCAGGCAAGTTCACTCAGGAAATACTCTCTGAATTACATGTTCCATATCACTCAAATATCTCTCTTGTACTGACAATAGGAGATAGTATAATTGTAGGCCACTCTCTGATTAGGTGGAGCTTCTTAGAAAACTGGGAGTTCTTCTAAGAAAAGAAGGCATTTATGCCCCAAAAGAAATCAAGTCACAgttaaaactgaaaatgaaatgtaGGTAAGACAAGGCTATATCTCCTGTGCTAGAGAGATTTTACAACCCCAAATTAACAATCTTTGTTGGGACAGTGTAAgaaatagggattaaaaccacacctaacTGAAAGTCTGaccctcagagggtgtgttctctgaactctgacctcagcaccatctgctcatggaccaccctcaagtccagtaaaccaatagatttgaatgatgctagccaattagctttgagcagtgtggaagggcttcctctcctctggacccagaggaagcttccacactGAGACACGCTCTCAGATAGGCGGGTGGTGGGGgacttggggaaggaaggaggccagactgagctcttatctctcctctgggctagataggcttcttaactttctgagccaagtgttctctctttactaatatttggtatgctttaataaatgcttaatgccccaaactgatgctaaagcttcttatttataagtaacaaatatattagaacccccagctaattttccctaaacttgggatagaaataaggcgaccacatataattttaaacgcCACAAGAGGAACCATGTCCCTTAGGGGAGCAATCATAGAAAACTTGGATTAGTTAGTTATTAGGTATCAGATACTATATAGTTTTGTCAGACTCCAGtcagaaaagaaaagtaagacagagaatcttaaaggaaaaactaTTTCCTTTGTGCAGGGTAAAAAGGCCACATAGCCTATAATTACATTACAAAGAtgattattgggggcagctaggtggtacaatggataaagtaatggctctggattcgggaggacctgagttcaaatctgacttaagacccttgacacttactagctgtgtgaccctgggcaagtcacttaaccctcattgcccctcaaaaaacaacaacagcaacaaaaactaaagatgattattaaatttatatttcaaaatggTGGTGAGATGACAGAAGGCATAAGCTAtttcaacaaaaaagagaaacaccTTTTGACTCAATAGTTAGTGTGATCCCTAGTTACAGACCATTATAGAGCCACAATAGCATGTGAAGAAACAGATAGGGTGTCAGATGGAGCAGACATATGTACGCCCAACCCTTAGCTGTTTCTGTGTATCACTGATCTTGAGTCACAGTTAGCCAGGGTAGGGCACATACTAAGAGAAATGCAGGACTTAATGTTAATGTTAATGCTGTtagtctttcattctcaaagaggaacctGACATCAGGTGGTGATAC is drawn from Dromiciops gliroides isolate mDroGli1 chromosome 2, mDroGli1.pri, whole genome shotgun sequence and contains these coding sequences:
- the LOC122738710 gene encoding peroxiredoxin-1-like, which translates into the protein MELETRLQKVKKTVKGNKVEELFVSSLLKKFNHKKKERLRESFFEDGGDIAVLSDAFNKDENDIRSANALTPLQCTAVSVSVSTGNNRIGYPAPHFRTIAAMTDGKFKNISLSNYKGKYVTFFFYLLDFTFVCPTETIVFSDPPEEFEKLNCQVIGASVDSYFCYLTWVNTQKTSVFVCDPKHIIVQDYGVLKEEEGISFKGLFIVDEKGILHQITIKDLSLGHSVNEALWLVHSFHFIDKHGKVCCNG